Below is a window of Corvus cornix cornix isolate S_Up_H32 chromosome 2, ASM73873v5, whole genome shotgun sequence DNA.
taaatcatGGTCTGCTCCTATGTCCAGCAGAAAATCCTCCAGTCACGTTCAGGGCCACAACCCGCAGCTTCACCATTGGAGCAATCCTCAGACCACAGCATTGATCAATCACTTTGACATCATCCTTTAtggcagagaggcagcaaagTACTCTTCCAGAAGTTTCTCCCGCTCCTCTGTCACCTGCTCACTGCACTCCAGGAATAGCTATTGCAGCACATTGTATTCAGCCTATTTTCCTGTTGCCTAAAGTCTCTCTCGTATCTCACTGAACAACAGTAGCATCATGGTGCTGTGCCCATCCCTGATCAAATCTGACATGCCTGAAAAAATGTAAGCAGAACATTGTTCTTGCTTACAAAAAGTTCTCATGAATCACAATAAAGTACAGGCTGACTCAGAAGATGTATGAAtaccatttatttatttatatttgtaaaaggaaaaatatcaaacTGTAAGACAGATATACACACTGTATTCTCATATCCCTATTTCTCTCCAGGTTTCACAGCACTGGATCTGCTTTTCAGACTTGCAGAAGTACAAATCTGTTAGTTCCTTCCCATATTTGGATGTCCATCATGTTGCTCAGTTCTGGATCACATTTGGCAAGTGAGAGAAAAGGAtagactggaaaaaataaacagtttccCCTACTTTTAATTGGAATATTTTAGGGGAAAGCTGAACATAGTAAGATAACAACAACTCTACCTCACTCTGTTTACTAAATGGCCTGTAAAAATActctttctttctgctcctATTTATCCTGTCCTCAAAAAGTTCCACAGTTTCTAGTTTCATGGTGTTGTTCAAGGTATTGTCCATGCAAAATCCCCTATGTCTTGCAGCTAACCAGCATTTGCGTAGACAGTCTCTGCATAAAGCTCTGTGGCCTGTGATAGGAAGGAGATCAGCCTAGCCAGCCCTTCTGGGTTTAATCCATGAAATTACTGCCTTCAGTCAAGGCTTCATTCTAACAAGATTATTTGAACAATTTCCATGGACCAAGTTCttcttttcaagcatttttataaaagcaCCATTCAGTGTGACCTATCCAATGCAGACAATGTCACACTAGAATTTACTGGAGAACATTTAGTGggaattaaaaagcaattttttttcaatctaaTAAACTAAACATCTCTATTTTTACATAAGCAAAATAGCAtgttaaatgcaaaatttcatgtggtatttttatttccagttaaaaaaaaaaaaaaaaaaaaaggtgcaaattTGCTTATTTTGACCTAAAGTGCCCTGTAGTTACCATTACCTGGTTTGGTGTGATCCATATAATCCCCAAAGCAAAGCCTCAGATGCACACAAAAATTAAGCTTATGTTAGAGGGGCCAGTGACAAACCTAATTGTTTGAATAAAAGAGGTGTGAGTATCTGTGGCAACAAAGACCTGAAGTGACAAAGACTAGTCACAAAGTGACTAGATTTGACAAGTCAAATCTAAAACTCTGTAAAAAGTTACAATATCTGCAACATTCTTGCCAGCTTTATATTTTTGCATGATTTGATGACTGGACATTCGCTGTGAAATCCCTGGGAAAAAAGGTATTCTGCATTGCTATAGCAAagttcagcttttcagaaaaagcagctgctgaatttTCTGGAATAAACACACAAACCGTTTTAAAGACTTGACCCTTGATTCCTTCATCACAGGACTTCTAGGGACTTCATGGAAGTCTGCAAGTATGAGGAACACACAATGGGCTCTGATTCCACAGTCTTGAGCTAACCAGGCTTCTTTTCAGCCACATAAAGGAAAGCAGCCTCctcacagctgtgctgttttaTATACCtgaaagacaattttaaaaattatcatgGTCTTACTAGGGAATTTGGATATGCAGTCATTACTAAATTGCCATAAAGTTCCATATTACCAATTCTGTCATTACTCAACAGCTTCAAGACACACAGTATCTTTGTGCTGCATCTCTTTTTCTCACTGTAAGAAAACAAGAGCATATGAATGACAGCAAAAATGAAGCCAAATGTACTGTTGAGAAACTTGGTATTCTCTTATTTCTAGGAGAGTTATAGTGTAATTCTAAACTGCAGCATTCAGCATGTCTCCTGAGCTTCCTCGCTGAAATATAGCAATGGAAAATTTACAGCATCTGTGTTGCTTTTGGAAGCCATCACCTCACATCTGCTGTCTCCGTAGTGTAGAGTTTAACTTCAGCATAAAAAGGTACTTTGTAATAGGCAAGAGAAATCCTGACAGAGTAGTAATTTACAGACTCGCCCGGCTCTCCTGACTAGACTCACTCAGTTTTACATTCTGtagagatttttaaataaggTGCGCTTCAAGCAACCACCAGCTAAAGAGTCGCTTCTTAAAATGGAGCGTCGCATCCAGGACTGGAGACTTTTTAAACCTCTGCCAGTCACTGAGTCCTCTGCCAGACGTTTTCCTCACCGGGCATTGTTCGATCTCGTAACATTTTCCACAATGGTGTTAACTAAATTAGGGCTAAAATAACCACCTGCTACTTTTGGAAAAGTTCTGATTTTGATCAGAAACAGCACTGCGCGTGCAATAACAGGAGCGGTTCCACAGCCCGAGCACGCGGAGGAGCCACGGCCTCCGAGAGCTTCCCAGTCCCGTGTGACCTGGGGTGGGCGCCGGGGTCGGGAGCGGCGCTCGGTCAATTGCAAATCAACTGTGATTACACAGCGGGCGAGTTTATCGCCCCATCATCGCCCATTTCCTCCTAACGGGGTAATCCGCGCGTCCGCTCACACGGCGACAGGGCCGGCGACAAGAGCCTGTTGGCTCAGCCAACAACCCGGGGATTGTTCCTTGTTTGGCCTCACGCGTTCCATTTCCTCCAggcgccccgcaccgccccccGGGGCGGGCTCGCTCCCaccccccccggccccgcttCTCCCGGTGTGACTCCCCGCGAATCACACGATTCCCGCCGCCGGCAGACGGGCCCCGCCGTGTTCCCGCGGTTCCAGTCATTAGGGCCGCAGCGGGAGCGCCGCGCGAGCGCCAGGCGCAACAGCGCCTCAATTAACAAACAAACGCCCCGTCCCGGGAGCGCGACAACCCCCCGGGACGGCCCCGCCGCGCTCGCagcccgcgcccgccgccgccgctcccctTAAGGTGGTCTGGCTACGGCGGGGCCGCCAAAACACCCGCCCGCCCCTTCCCCGCGGCGGGTGGGGGAAAAGCGGGGACTCCCCTCGGGGCGGTCCCGCGGCCCCCGGGAGCGGAGGGCGGGGGGTCCCGCGACgtggggcggcggcggccgagCGGGCATCGAGCCGCAGATGGCTCCTCTGCCGGCCCGGGCGGGACACGCCGCTCTGGGCGGCTGCAGGCGGCTCCTCGGCGAGTCCCCGCCGCGGCGCCGGGCTGGCGCGGGCGCTCGGCAGCCGCGGCCGTGACAGAACCGGCCTCCCGGCGCTGCTCTTGGGCTGCGGGTCAGTGGCCGGCGCGCCTAGCGCCGGCCGCGGAGCTGCGCCCGTGTCCTTGCCCGGCTGGGAGCCGAGTGTCCACCTGCGGGCCGAGTGTCCCACCGGCAGCTCGGGGTGCCGGCCGGCGTGCACACACGGCACCGCCTGAGCACTCCCCGGCGAGCGCCGTGACCCGCAGCTGTCCGCGCCTCGGGGATGCCCGTGTCACCCGTCACACGCCGCGGCCCCGGGCAGAGCATCCAGCGCTGCGTTTGCACCGCGCGTTTTTCGGAGCtccgcgccggggccgggggcgcgggCAGCCCAGGGCGGCGGGGCCGAGTGTCGGCTGCGGTGCTGCCGGGACCCCTGGCTTCACCGCGCTCCCATCCCCGTCACCAACACGTGCAAGGGGAAGGACGGCGGGGATGGGGCAGCGCGCACACCGGCACGGGTGGCGAATCCCGCGGGCATCAACGAGGTGATAGAAAACCCCTTCCGAGGGACTCCCCAGCGCTACTTAAACTGCTGCTGCGGTTGACTGTGACTCGGCTAGGAGCCCTTACAAGGGGACAAAGGTCCCCTGCGCAGCCCGGGCCGGTGCCTGACTACCGCAGCCCGCGCACCGCGGTGCAGAACCGCGCGTCTCCGCACGGGCAGGGACCGAACAAACACCGCCACGTCCCCGCAGCCGCTGCgacccagcagcacccaccacaGTCCAGCGCCGGCTCCACCTTAAGGAGCCCCGGGGCCCGTCCCCCGCCTCCCGCCCGAGTGCGGCTGATAGGCGGACGagggggcgggggcggggcctggcGGCGGCCGCTATAAATATTCATGAGAGCGCGGCGGCCGGAGCGCCGCTGCCGGGGCCGGAGAGAGAGAAGTTGGCGGAGGCGCTGCCGCGCTCGACCCGCGGCTCAGGTGGCGCGATCGCGGCCGGGGTGCCCGGGCAGCCAGAGAGGGACCCAGCGCAGGGCGAGGACCGGCCGGCTGGCGGTCACCCGCGGAGCCGTGCGCTCGGACGGGCGGCAGAAGGAGCCGCTCCGGACGCCCCagctccggccccgccgctgcccgcccgctCGGGGCGGTGGGAGCCCGGCACCGCCTGGTCCCCGGGACGCCTCAGCCTTCTTCACCGCGCCGCCCGGGGCTGACAGCGAAACTTCTCTTCCGCCGCCGCCCCGTGCCCGGCCGGCGCTGGAGCAGCGGCGAGAGGAGCGGCGCCCCCCCCTGCGAAACCGGCCCCGCGAGGAGCGATGCGACGGCGGCTGAGGGGCCTCCCGTGAGCGGACCCCCATCCTCCGGTGGCTCCCCCTCACCGGGTGCCCGCGGACGACGGAGTCCGGCGGGGGCTGCGAGACCTCTCACCTGCGACCGGCACGGAGGGACCGCCCTCCGCCCCCCGGGGGTagccggggcgggggggtgCTGTGGCGCCGCGCTCCCCGCGGCTGCTGAGCGGGACGGGAGAGGAGCCGGGGCCaccgcccgcgcgccgccgaGCATGGAGTGGAGTTACCTGTTGGAAATCACCTCGCTGCTCGCcgccctgtccctgctgcagcgCGCTGGCTGTGCCGCCGCctcggccgccgccgccgcgtcCTCCTCCTCGGCAAAGGAGCTGTCGTGCCAGGAGATCACCGTGCCCCTCTGCAAGGGCATCGGCTATAACTACACCTACATGCCCAACCAGTTCAACCACGACACGCAGGATGAGGCCGGGCTGGAGGTGCACCAGTTCTGGCCGCTGGTGGAGATCCAGTGCTCCAGCGACCTGCgcttcttcctctgcagcatgTACACCCCCATCTGCCTGGAGGACTACAAGAAGCCGCTGCCGCCCTGCCGCAGCGTCTGCGAGCGGGCCAAGGCCGGCTGCGCCCCGCTCATGCGCCAGTACGGCTTCGCCTGGCCCGACAGGATGCGCTGCGACCGCCTCCCCGAGCAGGGCAGCCCGGACACGCTCTGCATGGACTACAACCGCACGGACCTCACTacggccgcgccgccgcccgctAAGCCCCCGCTCCGCGGCTCCAAGCCCGGCACCCCCGCCAAggcgccccccgccgccccgccggccgAGGCCCCGCGCAAGCCGCGGCCGCCGCAGCCCTGCGAGCCGGGCTGCCAGTGCCGGGCGCCCATGGTGTCGGTGTCCAGCGAGCGGCACCCGCTCTACAACCGCGTCAAGACGGGGCAGATCGCCAACTgcgccctgccctgccacaaCCCCTACTTCAGCCCCGACGAGCGCGCCTTCACCGCCTTCTGGATCGGGCTCTGGTCCgtgctctgcttcctctccaCCTTCGCCACCGTCTCCACCTTCCTCATCGACATGGAGCGCTTCAAGTACCCCGAGCGCCCCATCATCTTCCTTGCCGCCTGCTACCTCTTCGTGTCCCTCGGCTACCTGGTGCGGCTGGTGGCGGGGCACGAGAAGGTGGCGTgcagcggcggggcgggcgcgggcggcgcgggggccgggggcggcgggggccggcggcggcgcggcggcgggggcggcggcggcgggggggcgcggcgcggcgggcggcgcggccgaGCTGCAGCCGGAGCTGGCGGTGGCCGAGCACGTGCGGTACGAGAGCACCGGCCCGGCGCTG
It encodes the following:
- the FZD8 gene encoding LOW QUALITY PROTEIN: frizzled-8 (The sequence of the model RefSeq protein was modified relative to this genomic sequence to represent the inferred CDS: deleted 1 base in 1 codon); its protein translation is MEWSYLLEITSLLAALSLLQRAGCAAASAAAAASSSSAKELSCQEITVPLCKGIGYNYTYMPNQFNHDTQDEAGLEVHQFWPLVEIQCSSDLRFFLCSMYTPICLEDYKKPLPPCRSVCERAKAGCAPLMRQYGFAWPDRMRCDRLPEQGSPDTLCMDYNRTDLTTAAPPPAKPPLRGSKPGTPAKAPPAAPPAEAPRKPRPPQPCEPGCQCRAPMVSVSSERHPLYNRVKTGQIANCALPCHNPYFSPDERAFTAFWIGLWSVLCFLSTFATVSTFLIDMERFKYPERPIIFLAACYLFVSLGYLVRLVAGHEKVACSGGAGAGGAGPGAAGAGGGAAAGAAAAGGRGAAGGAAELQPELAVAEHVRYESTGPALCTVVFLLVYFFGMASSIWWVILSLTWFLAAGMKWGNEAIAGYAQYFHLAAWLLPSVKSIAVLALSSVDGDPVAGICYVGNQSLENLRGFVLAPLLIYLAIGSMFLLAGFVSLFRIRSVIKQQGGPTKTHKLEKLMIRLGLFTVLYTVPAASVVACLFYEQHNRPRWEATHNCPCLRDQQPDQARRPDYAVFMLKYFMCLVVGITSGVWVWSGKTLESWRALCTRCCWASKGAAVAGTTGAAAGGQAAITAAGGLGAGGGGSLYSDVSTGLTWRSGTASSVSYPKQMPLSQV